A window of Cellulomonas wangleii genomic DNA:
AGCCGCGTGGTGAGAGGGGTGCGCGTCGCGCGCTGGTGGAACGTCGTCGACGCCACCAGGGTTCCAGGGGTGGCACCGGGCCACCCGCCGGACGGCGAGCCAGCCGCCGCGCAGGGCGCCGTGGCGCCGGACGGCCAGCACCGCGTACTGCGAGCACGACGGGTAGAACCGGCAGGTCGGCGGCGTCAGCGGCGACACGACGCGCTGGTAGACCCACAGCAGGCCGAGCAGCGCGGCACTCGGCAGCCGCCGGACCGTGGACCA
This region includes:
- the yidD gene encoding membrane protein insertion efficiency factor YidD, giving the protein MTWASVWSTVRRLPSAALLGLLWVYQRVVSPLTPPTCRFYPSCSQYAVLAVRRHGALRGGWLAVRRVARCHPWNPGGVDDVPPARDAHPSHHAARAAH